The sequence AATTAATTTCAGGTTGAAAGAAAATTTGTTTTATCGATAGGTACAAAGCAAACAGGGTTAGCAAAGCCGGTAATAATGATAAAATAACACCCCAATTAAAAACACGATCATCCAAAACTGATTTGGCATAGCCTATTGTATAAGGCAGCATCATTGTCAATAAGATACACCCAAGTATTAAACCAATGCGGCTATTGTAAAGCAATAGTGGTGCAGCAATAGCAAACAAAAGGAGGGCTCCGAATAATGCTACAATTGGAGCAAAGCTTGCAAAACCCGCTGATACACTATATAAAAATAAAATCACCCAAGCAGTCAACAGCGAGGATATTATGTAGGAAAAATAGATTTTCATAACGAGAGCTATTATTGTTTCCCCAAAAAAGCATTCCTCCCTTCAACCCTCCCCCTACACCTGCTCCGGTATCGCATACTTCTCCCGGTACGTCGTCTTCAACAACTTATTCGCGGCCTCATTGCCGATAAACCTCTCCTGCGCACCATCAAAATGCAATTGCTGGTTGCCCACCCTATACGCGATATTTCCCAAATGCACCAGGCAGGCACTTAACTGCCCTTGCTCCACATCGCCATTGGGCTTCTTGCGGGTGCGGAGTGATTCAATAAAATTCTTCTGGTGATCCACATCCGGAAAGATACCGCCATCCTGTGCAATCAGCTTAGAGTCCTCACCTTTTACCTGCCATCCACCGCCATGGCGCCCTAAATACATTAACCCCTCCGTGCCATAGATCTCCGTGCGGGTTGCATTGGTGCGCCAGTCGGGAAATAAAGTCGGATCCATCCTGATATGCTGCGGCGTCTTCTTCATATAATTCGTGCCATTCCCACTGTCGCAGGTCATCGCAAACTTCCCGAAATCATAGGTGATACTGATAAACTCCGGCGTCTCCTTCTTCGAGCCCCAGGCCCAATTGCCGCCACAGGCATACACCGATTTCGGATGCCCCGGATCACCCAATACCAACCGCGCAAGGTCCATCACATGGCTGGCATCATCTGATAAAGCCCCGCCACCGAAGGACCAGAAATCGAGCCAGCCACCGCGTCCATCGGCATCAGTAATGGCCGGGTTAAACGGCCGCGCCTTCGCCGGTCCCAGCCAGGCATCCCAATCGATCCAGCCCGGTGCCGGCTGGTCAGGCTGGGGCAGCCATTTTGATCCGCCTAACATATTGTACGACTTCACATGCACAATCGTTCCCAGCTTTCCCGATTGTATATAATCCCGCGCAGAAAACGCATAGGGCGCACTGCGGTTCTGGAAGCCCACCTGCACGATCCGGTTATATTTCTTCGCCGCCTCGATCATCTTACGCCCTTCCCAAACACTGATGGTCGGATTCTTCTCCACATACACATCCTTACCCGCCTGGCAGGCCCAGATCGTCGCCAGCGCATGCCAATGCTCGGGCGTGGCGATCCACACCGCATCAATATCTTTATCATTAAAAATATCCTGCATGTTTTTGGTGACACCTGGCTTATAACCCAGTTCTTTTTCGATCTCATGCACGGCAGTGGCTAAGCGGGTGGACTTCACATCACAGACCGTCTTCACCACCACATTGGTATTGACCTTGCAGGTACTGATCATGGTGCCTAATCCACGGCCGCCACACCCGATCAATGCCAGCACAATTTTATCATTCGCACCAGTAATGGATGATGGCAGCAGCGATGCGCCGAAGGGTAACGCGACTGCACCAATCATGGCATTCCCAATAAATTCTCTTCTTTTCATTTTAAGGCTTTTTAAGCAGGTAATCCATCGCATTGAACATGACCTGGTGGAACTGTGCATTCTTCCAATCCTCCCAATGCCCCAGCGATGTATACAAAACGGTTCCTTTCCCGCGATGATTGATCCATAGCACGGGCTCCTCCGGCTTATCGGGAATCTTCCCGGTCAGCAACACCTGCACGTTTGGTGATCGCAACGGACTATTCTGGTAGAGGGTATGCAACTCTACAACCGGACCGGTAAACGATGCCGTACTAACCCCCTTTAATAAAGGATGGCCGCCCATGCCCGGAACAAATGAAAATACTGTCCCCGTGGCCATCTGGCCATAATGTCCCTGGTAATTTCCACCGATGACCTCCTGGTCAAACTCCGGCCACTGGTCCAAAAACGCCGCCACCTTGCCACTGGCCGCTGCAACGCCCCCGCCCGAGTTGGGCACCACCTGGTTGGCATTGAAGGCATGGCTCGCCGTCCGCAATCCAATGATCGGCTTGCCGGAATTCGCATAGTCTTTGATGAGCTTCATCTGCTCCGCCGGCAAGGCCCGCCGCCTTACCTGGATCACCGCCAGGTCAGCATCCTGCATGATCTGCAGGTTCTCAATATTATGAATCCCTTCGCCGGTATACACGGGTTTACCCAACGCAAACTCACAGGTCACATTCTTCTCTAATAACAACTCGTGCGCAAATGCCGGCAGGGTCTCATTTGCATGGTATTCATTTTCTGCAATGATGAAGGCCACCACCGGACGTGCATCCTGCTTAAACCTGAACTGTTTTTCACCGGTGAGGTCGGATGAAAGCATCGATGGACAAACATTCGCTTCTATATATTCCGCTACCAGGCTGGTGCCGGTGAAATGCGACACCTTCGGCCATTGTTTATGGTCGTACATCACATCCGTAAGGTCGCGCATCAATACCACGTTCATGCCCAGGCGCACCATATTGCGCAAACCAAATGAACGCCCGATCACGCACATATTCGTATGCACGCCCATCAGGATCACATTCTTAATGCCTTTCTTCGCAAAGAGTCCGGCCATCTCTGCACCCGAATCACTGATCGCATCATTGTCGGCAATTTCAATGAGGTCGATCTGCCGCTTCCAGGGATTAAACTGCTTGCATTCCACATCATCATCACAACCCTCATCAGATTGGTCAATAGGCCATGCTGAACCTTTTTCGGTATCGAGCTTCTCTTCACTGATCAATCGCGCCGCTTTCTTACTCGCATATTTTTTGGCCAGCTTACGGCCCGGATGATCTTTATAAAAATCCATACAATCACTCGGCGCATGCACGATCAACGCACCTTTGTTCCGCGCAATGGTGATCACGTTATTAATGGCCGGCGCCATTTCAGTTACCCTTTCTGTTGCACCTTTACACCAATGCTGGTTCCACATATCACAGATGATGATCGCCGTTTCACCTGGCTTCCATTGCTGGATATCATTCATGATCACTGTGCCTGTTGTGCCATACGTGGAGGGGATCCTTTTCTGCAAAGAAACCCGCATCAGCTGCCCCGTTTCCATAGTTTGCGCAAATGCCCCGCCGGCCGTGCATAACAACAATGCCATCAGCACGATGCATATTCCTGTTTTTCTACTCTTCATATATCGCTAATTTATGCGTTTAAACAATGCGCATGCTCATACCACCATCAATGGTAACATTCTCACCCGTTATAAATGTATTATTGACCAGCATGCAAATGACATCGGCAACATCCGATGGCCGGCCTTCGCGCGCGAGCGGGATCCTGTCCTCCAGGTTCTTTTTCACCTGCGCTTCCGTTAACGAGTTTTGAAAACGTGTACGGATCACGCCTGGTGATACACAATTCACCCGGATATTGAAGGGTGCCAATTCCAAAGCCAATGACCTTGTCAACTGAAACAAAGCGCCCTTAACCACTGAATAGGCTAACGCATTTTTTACGCCGCGCAAGCCTGCCGCTGATGATATAAAAATAATCGCCGCTTCCTTGTTTGCCTGCATATGCGGAACCGCAAACCGGCACAACTGAAATGCGGCATGCAGGTGAATATCAAATGCGGCATACCATACATCCGCTGCGCCGGATAATAATCCGCCCGGCGCCGGCCCACCGGCACTATGCACCAATATATCAATGCCACCCAATACCGCAGCGGTCTCTTCAACCGCTGCCTGGCAGGCTGCAACGGCCGACAGGTCCGCACTGATCACATGACAGCGCACACCCATTTCCCTGATCTCGGCGGACAAAGTTTCGCCTGCAATATGTCGCGCGACCAGGCAGATATCATGTCCCTGCTTAGCCAACGCCAATGCTGTTGCTGCCCCGATGCCTAATGTGCCACCGGTGACCAGGGCAACTTTATTCCTATTGTTCATTTGCTGATTTTTGTGTGCCTTCCATGCGAAAGCCCCAGGCCGCCTGTTGCCGAAGCGCACTGTCCGCGGTAAGGTCGGTTGGAAGCTGGATGGTCAATACGCCCTGCTTATAGGTCCAGGTGAGTGGCCTGGGATAACCCAGCAGGTAGATATTTTTCCCTTTCGCCGGTACCACCTGCTTCAATTGCAGTGTGGCTCCTGGCCAGGCCATGGCAAAGGCATAGAGGTATTTTTTATCCTTCGTGGTGGTATAACGGAGATGGTCACCTTCCTTCCAGGCCGCCGCCGCCCTTGAGCCGTAAATACCTTCACCATTTATTTTCAACCACGCACCGGTTTCTTCAAATTGTTTGATCGCTGTCGGGTGAAAGCGGCCATTGCCATCCGGGCCTGTGCCGATCATGTAACTCCCGCCCTTCGACACCGCATCGATCAGGTTATGGATGATATACTTACTGCCTTTGTAATTGGCCGCCACACTATCATACGAAAACGTACTCGCCAACTGGTCGATCGTCATCCAGGGCATCTTCGTATTCTCTTTATTGCCCGGAACAAAATTCTCCGGCGTATAGTAATCACCGTAATTCCCAATGCCACGGCACCTGAACATAACATCTGGTTGGATTTTCCTGAGCGCCTTAATGGTTGCTTTCATCTCTGGCCATACGCGCGGACCTAAATACTGGTCCAGGCAGATCATATCGATCTTGCCATAATTGGTGAGCAGTTCGGTAAGCTGCTGCCGGTGCCGGGCCATCATCCGCTTCACTTCGGCATCAGTGGGTTCTGCAACAATTATCTTGGAAAAACTGGCCGTGTAATTCGTGGTATCACCATAATGGGTATATGGATTGATCTTCGAATCTTCCGTTTGCAACGGAGCAAAATTATATGGCCGGCAATCGGCATCATACCAATCGGGATGCGAAAAATACAGGTCGATCCGCATCTTATGTTTATGTGCTGCATCACAAAGCTCCTTTACGATATCGCGCTTAAAGGGCGTCTCCATGATACTATAGGCCAGGTCGCAGTCTTCAATAGCCGGACCGCCGGGTGCGGTATAATTTGCCCGGCTCTTCACCCTGGCTTTTGTATCAAACATCGAAAAGCCTTCGTGGTGTTTGCTGGTAAACGCAAAACATTTGATGCCCGAACGTTCAAAAAACGCCATCCACTCTTCGGCATCAAATCCAACCGGATTAAAACTTTTGTATAAATTCTGGTATTCCTGTTTCTTCTCATTCGACAATTCAAGGAATGCCCAGGACTCATGGTTCAACTGCCACATGGAATAGATCCCCCAATGGATCCGGATCCCGAACTTCATGTCATTGAAGTCTTCATACGCCGCTTCAGAGGCATGGAAATAATCCGGATCAGGCACCTGCTCCACATAAGTTTTTACGGGCAGGTAATGATCGTCATTGGCGGGAAGGTCGATATTCCGTGATTGTTCAACGACCCGCGCATTAACGGGTTTTGATGATGCTGGCACTTGCGCTGACACGGACAGTTGCAGCAGGATCAACATACAAAGGAAATAGCCATTTTTCATGCCAGAAAAAGTACACTCAAAATCAATAGCAAATGGCCAACGGGGGATGTAAATTTTGATATTTTACATATATTTTTTGATAGTGCTTTTCCGGTACTGCTCGGGAGACATGCCCGTTTTCTCTTTAAAGAATTTCGAAAAATATTCGGCCGATTCGAAATTGAGGCTGTAGGCAATTTCCTTGATGCTCTTCGAATGATCGGCCGTTAGCAATTTCGCCTGCTCGATTTTTAATTTCAACAGGTATTGGTTCGGGGCCATGCCGGTGTACATCTTAAAGGCTTTCCTGAACCAGGCATAACTCACGTTCAATTCTTCGGCTACTTTTTCCATCTCAATATTCGTATCCAGGTTTGCCCTTAATATGAACCGCGCTTTATTGATGATGGCTTCATTGATATTTTCTTTCGCCGAGCTTTGCTCTTTCTGGATGGAATGGACCTGGCCCAGCAAATGCAATAGTATTCCTGACACCAGTGGCTGGTAGCCGGATTTCTCTTCCCTGATCCGGTCGAGGATCCCGGTATACAAATTAAAGATGCTTTCATGCACACCGATCTCCATAATGGGCGACTGCCGGCTGAAGAAATGTTTGTCCACCAGGTTATCCATGATAGGGCCATTAAACCCGATCCAGAATTCATCCCAGCCCTTTTCCGGATTGGGCCTGAAGCGATGCCATTCTCCAGGAAACAG comes from Flavihumibacter fluvii and encodes:
- a CDS encoding SDR family NAD(P)-dependent oxidoreductase — its product is MNNRNKVALVTGGTLGIGAATALALAKQGHDICLVARHIAGETLSAEIREMGVRCHVISADLSAVAACQAAVEETAAVLGGIDILVHSAGGPAPGGLLSGAADVWYAAFDIHLHAAFQLCRFAVPHMQANKEAAIIFISSAAGLRGVKNALAYSVVKGALFQLTRSLALELAPFNIRVNCVSPGVIRTRFQNSLTEAQVKKNLEDRIPLAREGRPSDVADVICMLVNNTFITGENVTIDGGMSMRIV
- a CDS encoding Gfo/Idh/MocA family protein; the protein is MKRREFIGNAMIGAVALPFGASLLPSSITGANDKIVLALIGCGGRGLGTMISTCKVNTNVVVKTVCDVKSTRLATAVHEIEKELGYKPGVTKNMQDIFNDKDIDAVWIATPEHWHALATIWACQAGKDVYVEKNPTISVWEGRKMIEAAKKYNRIVQVGFQNRSAPYAFSARDYIQSGKLGTIVHVKSYNMLGGSKWLPQPDQPAPGWIDWDAWLGPAKARPFNPAITDADGRGGWLDFWSFGGGALSDDASHVMDLARLVLGDPGHPKSVYACGGNWAWGSKKETPEFISITYDFGKFAMTCDSGNGTNYMKKTPQHIRMDPTLFPDWRTNATRTEIYGTEGLMYLGRHGGGWQVKGEDSKLIAQDGGIFPDVDHQKNFIESLRTRKKPNGDVEQGQLSACLVHLGNIAYRVGNQQLHFDGAQERFIGNEAANKLLKTTYREKYAIPEQV
- a CDS encoding alpha-L-fucosidase produces the protein MKNGYFLCMLILLQLSVSAQVPASSKPVNARVVEQSRNIDLPANDDHYLPVKTYVEQVPDPDYFHASEAAYEDFNDMKFGIRIHWGIYSMWQLNHESWAFLELSNEKKQEYQNLYKSFNPVGFDAEEWMAFFERSGIKCFAFTSKHHEGFSMFDTKARVKSRANYTAPGGPAIEDCDLAYSIMETPFKRDIVKELCDAAHKHKMRIDLYFSHPDWYDADCRPYNFAPLQTEDSKINPYTHYGDTTNYTASFSKIIVAEPTDAEVKRMMARHRQQLTELLTNYGKIDMICLDQYLGPRVWPEMKATIKALRKIQPDVMFRCRGIGNYGDYYTPENFVPGNKENTKMPWMTIDQLASTFSYDSVAANYKGSKYIIHNLIDAVSKGGSYMIGTGPDGNGRFHPTAIKQFEETGAWLKINGEGIYGSRAAAAWKEGDHLRYTTTKDKKYLYAFAMAWPGATLQLKQVVPAKGKNIYLLGYPRPLTWTYKQGVLTIQLPTDLTADSALRQQAAWGFRMEGTQKSANEQ
- a CDS encoding isochorismatase family protein, with amino-acid sequence MKSRKTGICIVLMALLLCTAGGAFAQTMETGQLMRVSLQKRIPSTYGTTGTVIMNDIQQWKPGETAIIICDMWNQHWCKGATERVTEMAPAINNVITIARNKGALIVHAPSDCMDFYKDHPGRKLAKKYASKKAARLISEEKLDTEKGSAWPIDQSDEGCDDDVECKQFNPWKRQIDLIEIADNDAISDSGAEMAGLFAKKGIKNVILMGVHTNMCVIGRSFGLRNMVRLGMNVVLMRDLTDVMYDHKQWPKVSHFTGTSLVAEYIEANVCPSMLSSDLTGEKQFRFKQDARPVVAFIIAENEYHANETLPAFAHELLLEKNVTCEFALGKPVYTGEGIHNIENLQIMQDADLAVIQVRRRALPAEQMKLIKDYANSGKPIIGLRTASHAFNANQVVPNSGGGVAAASGKVAAFLDQWPEFDQEVIGGNYQGHYGQMATGTVFSFVPGMGGHPLLKGVSTASFTGPVVELHTLYQNSPLRSPNVQVLLTGKIPDKPEEPVLWINHRGKGTVLYTSLGHWEDWKNAQFHQVMFNAMDYLLKKP
- a CDS encoding AraC family transcriptional regulator, with product MLNYHKYLATSAGDENWGLFVLYAGCNRIGPHEVYPSRSIPSHRYFDTTKGRKLAEYQVFYVARGEGVFESASCKEQVVKEGSIMILFPGEWHRFRPNPEKGWDEFWIGFNGPIMDNLVDKHFFSRQSPIMEIGVHESIFNLYTGILDRIREEKSGYQPLVSGILLHLLGQVHSIQKEQSSAKENINEAIINKARFILRANLDTNIEMEKVAEELNVSYAWFRKAFKMYTGMAPNQYLLKLKIEQAKLLTADHSKSIKEIAYSLNFESAEYFSKFFKEKTGMSPEQYRKSTIKKYM